Part of the Cyprinus carpio isolate SPL01 chromosome A1, ASM1834038v1, whole genome shotgun sequence genome is shown below.
CTGctatgcacattttgaatgtctctcttatctaacacattcagttcagttaatggagctctctcctaatgagctgatgatctgaatcaagTAAGGGAGAAAATGTGCAGAGTGGTGGGTCTCCGGGACCAAGATTGAAGCACTGCGTtagttgtttaatttaaaaaataaaggaaaaaatgtgACAGGGAAAAGTGAGAGCttgtctcagttgtttctcacAGCAAGCTGTTCAGTCTGACAAAGAGACACTGAAGAATCAGCATAAACTGCAAATCCAGcatagaggggttcagtgaatgtggtgttgaatgtgtgtaggtgtgtgagtgtgtgtgtgtcagagacgctaTAGAAGGACAGAGAACCGGCCAACATgtccacatacactcctactctATTAGAGGATAAAAGAAAGGGTATATTATTGCTCACATTACTGTGCCAGATAGTGAATTCATTAGCACAGCAGTACAGACTCCAGGATTTGTCATTGTATCCAAACCAGCAATCACTCACTCCTTTCCTCCTGATGCCTTTATATGACACAAATTTTTCAGCACCCTTCCCACTCCATtcaacctcccagtaacagcgtccagtcagactctcAACACTCAGAACCTGCTCACAGCTATCAAATCtatctggatgatcaggatacggctgcgGTTCTGCCACATGTATAATCTTCCTCTTCTCATCAGACAACACAAgctgagtgtgtgctgtgtttggatccagtgtgataTTACAGGCATCTGAAAACAACAAGAGAGATACACAAATGCCAGTTTTAGAGCTCTGTGTgggcatgtttgtttgtgtgagtgtgtgtttgtgtgtactaaTTTAACTATACTTGTGATGGCCAAATGTCCTTGTATAGTGAAATATTACGACAATCGACTTATAAATTagccaaaacatatttttacttaaGTCTATTGTTTTGCACATGTTTCTGTGAGAGGTAGGTTTAGTAGTAGGGGTTAGGCTATAGAAAATATCAATAACCTGTTATAAAATCAGTGAATGTCTATGCAATGTACTTAATAATATAGTCAAACAAACATGAGCCTATGTGTGTCAGAGAAAAACCTACGTTTTCTCAGTCCTGGTGTGATTCTTAAATGTTCTCCATTATCCACACTAGAAAGAGACAAATAGAGACTGTGataaattattgattattaaaagGTTAATAGACTAATATCTACAAAGCCACAGCTCAAAAAACCAACAGCACCCATAACTTAGTGAGGATAAATTCAAGACCAAGTgactaaacacaaaataaattgtttgaacAGTTCAAAAACCCTCAAAATATCATCATTTCAACCAAGGTATAGATTTAAAGGAGGGGTAAGTAATTTCTGGTAAACGATactgatatttcaaatcaccaaaacaaacacgcccctacccccAAAAGGATCTCGTCCCTATTTTAATAGCTTCGCCCCACACATACTTATGCAAATCAGGCAACGACTATGGAAGAAAAAGCAAAGTGTGTTATTATGGTAATCCAGGTCGAATATGTATTGGTAGTGCTGTGTGTTTCAACACCCGGCACGAGAGGAAGAGGCAGAGGCAGAGTTCGAAATGTTGCCACGAACAAAGGCCGGAAAACAGAAGACACAGCGCGCATGCACGTGTTGCAGGCTCAAAGACTTGCAGTAGCGCaggtacacagcaaaatccccagtgttaatttaacactctgagtgtggactcatataaacaccgaagtagtgttaaaagtaacactgaagcagtgttaaagttaatgagataattaggtgattaattgagtgaggattgaccattattgaagacacctgatgttaacaagcagaatcactaaacgagaaaaacacaatttgtgtgtcaccgttatagtggtcagtgtttgctttagttgggatcttgacccttgactttttaacgttaaattttgtttggctgatataactaAGTTATAACAGACAAATAAGCCGAGAATAAAAGTCATCAGGTGgtaatgattatgttttaatgtaatcaccATGTGACTTGAATCACTGAgctcattcagagtcttttctctgagttatatttccttgattgaatataacaacttttgatgccacagtgaaaaagtctgtatttgctatacattttgtaagggtcccttgaaaactgttctgattttttttttcaagatttattattttaggcacacacagacatcatgaatcagtgtatgaatctcaacaacggtgacaaacagcatattcagataaacagatcaactctgaacatcacaaaactaaatactaaaaagtcacataaaaacggcaaaaatgatgagtttttattggctataacatgcttttttgatggtcaccattgttgtgatgctcacactgattcttgatgtctgtgtctaaataaaaacgtatttatttattatgtagctgtaacttttaaaaacatctgtctgattaggccaaaatgcaaggtcttgtatttttcatttaacttatgtaataaataaagacaatccaactcaagtattcagacccaaaacacaaccaacaacacatgatcacattttctctggtttgtctgtctgttataactcagttaccacagccacacaaaacctaaagttaaccacttaagggtcaagatcccaactaaagctaatactatggagcgaattttgtgccaatattcatcaaacaaatccagcgtattgtaaataaacaaaatctgctttgcaagtaaaaactcgactttcaaataaacgcaaagtgatttgcaaatgcaaaactctatttgagagaaaatgtagaggtatggacaaatatatgtagtgtgcgttacaactgtgagactcatttgtgaggaaacttggcttgattttctcacaaatgcatgaaGGCAGATATTCCCACATGCGTTAaagcagattttctcacaaatgcaattgagcaactatcttttccaaaaacagcagatggcgctgtccgTCAATTTATGCTAGTCCCCTGAGACCTGAAACAGGGAATACAGCAGACCAACATGAGTTGGGAACAGGAGAGTTTCTGTCTTActatataattaatcatttagatgttttcacaaaGCGACCCTACTAGTGTCAGTGAAATTCACAAAAAGGGCTGTAAAGTTGGTAACATGattgattagttcaaaaatcagTCGTGACATGGCTAAACATTTAACTAGGCGGTCTTTTCCTATAAAAACTGATCCATTCTCCATACCTCTTATCCTCTGTAGGATCACgggatatagaatatatacatgttgataaaattgttcaatgtataacaaaaatattgtgtaccaaaaatgaaagcttagacaatttaatttagtatcagatatagcaatatcacccaagaggtcattaattattaataacatttttaaagcatatcacattatttagtacaatatctaaaactttttaaatgtttttacattgtgcaatcatttgtgtctaaaataattatgtattttttagataagCAACATGATGAATATTTATCTTCTGGTGTCACTCTTGTCCTGTGAATTTGGGAGAAAGATCAAGTTCACACTGATATAATACTAAATTCAGCATTTCAATAAATAGTGGTTTACCAGTATTTCAGAAGGATAATGTAATGATTAGAAATTAATCTTTGGGGTCGAAGACCGTGCCGGTGCgttttgtcctgttttgttgatgaccacaaaaataatttaaattacagataCGAGAATGGCATTGTttgaaactgcaaagggtctgcgtttatttgtgtatagtcaacaaaacaatgtacttttgtaaaataaagaaaacaaacagggcgcGCTCTCTGCTGTCTCAGTCTCTGGGAACTTTCTTGaataaaacaacctgaatctcagtgaatatgtgcctcacatacatgcTACATCTATGTGTAGAAagcctaaaatgtctaattttaaaaccaattcaaattgaaaacaaatattctctgattatataatccatataaaagtaaggagaggTAAAGATTCTCCTGTTTCACCTCATTATCGCTAGCGCTCTGTTCACATGTTAATGATCTGAGGTCAGCCAGGTAAGCATGTAGATGCCCccgaaaatgccatcaaaacgtcaagcttcatcatagaatttagcctactttctttttctgcccgTTGGATGTGGGTGCGCTACATGGGTGAAGACACACTCTGGACAGCGAGGAAATCTTCTCATATTGGTCTTAAAAGGTAAACAGATGTTTCGGATCTCAGGAGATTAGCGTAAATTGAccaacagcgccatctgctgtttttggaaaataaacttgctcaattgcatttgtcAGAAAATCTAACTTGACgcatgtgagaaaatctgcctgcatacatttgtgagaaaatcaaaccaagattcctcataaaaatgcaaatgagtctcacagatgtaacacactataaatatatttgtccatacctctgcattttctctcaaatagaattttgtatttgcaaatcactttgcatttgtttgaaagtcgagtttttctttgcaaagcaaattgtgtttatttgcaaaatgctggatttgtttgatgaatattgtcACAAAATTTGCTCCATataatactgaccactataatggtgacacacaaattgtgattgtattctttggtgattctgcttgttaaaatcaggtgtcttcaataatagtcaatcatcactcaatcaaacacttaattatctcattaacttcaacactgcttcagtgttacttttaacactacttcggtgtttatatgagtccacactcagagtgttaaattaacactggggattttgctgtgtaagGGTCCTTGCTTGATTGCTGATCGTAAGccttcttttaaatgtttaattccgca
Proteins encoded:
- the LOC122145555 gene encoding tripartite motif-containing protein 16-like, encoding MVSHLRELDLSYNHPGQSGVQLLKHILENPNYKLQILNVDNGEHLRITPGLRKHACNITLDPNTAHTQLVLSDEKRKIIHVAEPQPYPDHPDRFDSCEQVLSVESLTGRCYWEVEWSGKGAEKFVSYKGIRRKGVSDCWFGYNDKSWSLYCCANEFTIWHSNVSNNIPFLLSSNRVGVYVDMLAGSLSFYSVSDTHTLTHLHTFNTTFTEPLYAGFAVYADSSVSLCQTEQLAVRNN